The following DNA comes from Anticarsia gemmatalis isolate Benzon Research Colony breed Stoneville strain chromosome 10, ilAntGemm2 primary, whole genome shotgun sequence.
AtgttagaattaaatatttctaagtaTAAAATAAGCATATAAACTTAATCTATGTTCTTACAAGGCAGTAACAAGATATTGTATCAGTTCTAGTAATAGAGTGTAGTAGCATAGAGATTAAACACGGAATGCCTTCAATGAATAACCGCATATAGAACGAACTGTATCCAAAGTAATTCGTAAATAAATCAGCTTGAAAACGTAATGACGTTGTTTTATTACCCCTTTATAAATAGCGAACATAAAACCTATACCTATTTACCGCTGTAGCGCTAGTGAAAGCAACTGgactaaaaaaaatagttcttgagaATTTAAGCTCATAAATTCTCAGTAATTTCGCAGAAGTGAAGTGAATTTTCAGTCTGAATTTTCATCGAAACATCGAACTTGTATGAGGTAAGTCTATTAACATATATTTATGCCTAGGCAACCCTCGCACGATAACAGGGTCTTTTGTGTAACATAGTTTACTTCTTTGGACGTCCCGTGCCACGAGTGAAGTCAATCCGGAAGAACTATAATTTACAAACGAACATGAGGACGATAATCCTGGTACTGCAATCCACAAATTATCGATTGAGGTTTGGAAGTCTAACAACTGTGCCTACTTTGGTCCGTAGTTTGAAATAATCCTAATACAGgttcttttttagttttaattcatAACATCTTCAACACTATACCTAGTATGATAATAATGGTACCTACAATACaagtgttttttaaatttttgccTTTCGatcgtaaattaaaaaatatctgtaaaagcatttgttttttattattaaaccaaAGACGATTATTCATTTTccaaatacctacatacatagaCAGATTATGACAGAGAATATGTCATTTATTGTgataatatatacctacttagtgCCTAATTACTATTTTTGCGTGGGTTAAATATccaaatgtaggtacctatagaaCTAAGatcgcataaaataaaaatagttacgaaccaaaaataataaacgcCTACCTTCTACCAATAAGAAAAAGACggttaaaatgtatataaaaaaatattttacataaaatcacattatacttacataaaatccacagagtataataataatactgataaaatcacacctttctTATATTTACAGGGGTACCtcgagaccaaagaacgtcacttgataccatccttaaaaacttcccttgcctcactCACATTCGTATGATTAttaaatagaagaaaaaaaattacttcttagttatttattggtttaacgagatttaaaaatcataatattgcATGCCAATAAAATTTCCAAATCTTCAAGTTGTATCTTTTTTTGTATAACGAAACGTTCTGAAAGATAACCTCACTTTTTTATACCTGTGAATGGCCGTAATACGGCCGGTTAGTTTTATGATCGATTGCTAAGATTCATTATAAATAAGGGTAAATGTTGGTTATCTCAATAAGTGTGTATTTGATCAGTAATTTTGCTTTATGCTAAATACGAATTCAGCATAAACTTAGTGATTATATCGTAAAAATCACATGTGAATATCATCACAAGAAAATGGATTCGGAGCAAGTGTCAGCATTTGCTATGTACAAAAGTAATAAGTCATCAAATCAggcaaaaaaacaaaagaaacgtAACAAATCGAGAAATCTATCATCCTCCCAGAAAATACCTTCTAAATTAAATGTAGACGAAGCATCAAAAGATATCGCCAAACAGCTCAAAAGGAAGCAGGAAAAGgcgaaagaaacaaaaaatattatgaaaaagaaacaacataaaaagaagaaaaataagagcaaagcaaaaaaatctaattcagagaaaaaaatatcaaagaaaaccGAACGTGAAGAAATACCAGTACTTGTGCATGTGCCAGTGTCAAACAAATTTCCCATTGAATCAGAAACAGAAATAGAAGAATCAGTAACCAGTCATTATGTCTCACGGACAAGTAATATTTCAGGAGCAAGCAATCGTGTCACAGAAGCTAGCAATGACCATGTGTATGAGGTGAGCGACATCGGTGACACTACTTCAGAAGGGAGTGATGGTAGTCTTGAATTTGTGCCAGTGCAAACAAACAGTGTGGAAGAAGGTCTTAAAGTATTCAAATGGATGATTGCTCCTTATGACCCTGATGAGTTTTTGAAAAGAGTGTGGGAAAAGAAACCGCTACACATAGCTAGGAATAAGCCAGAATACTACAAGGAAATACTTTCTACCCCTGCCATTGATGATATGTTACGGAAAGATAACATTCAGTTTACCAAGAATATAGATGTTACATCTTATGTAGATGGACAGAAAAAGAATCACAATCCTGATGGTAGAGCACATCCACATTTGGTATGGGACTTCTATTTGAATGGTTGTAGTGTGAGATTACTCAATCCACAAACATTCATACCAAAGATACATCTGTTGAGTGCTACGATGCAAGAATTTTTTAATTCCTTTGTTGGTGCCAATGCCTATTTAACTCCTCCAGACAGTCAGGGCTTTGCCCCACACTATGACGATATTGaagcatttataatacaaacaGAGGGGAAAAAACACTGGCGTATTTACAAACCTTTAGATGAAGATCATGTTTTGCCGAGGGTTTCTTCAAAGAATTTTGACCAAAGTGAAATAGGTGAACCTATACTGGAAGTAACATTAGAAGCAGGAGACATGTTGTATTTCCCCAGAGGATATATTCATCAAGCAGTCACAGTAGATGGTGAACATTCACTACATGTGACTGTTAGTATGTACCAAAAACATGCATGGGCGGACTTGTTTGAGAAACTGATTCCTGGTGCCCTTCAAATAgctataaatgaaaatgttgaaCTCAGAAAAGGCTTACCATTTGAGATTTACGACAATTTTGGCTTAGTGCATTCAGATTCCCAATCGCCTATTAGAAAACAGATAGCTGATGTAGTTGTGTCACTGTTTGACAAAATTCGAGATTATTTACCAATAGATGCAGCTGTAGATGAGATGAGCAAGAACTATCAGCAAGCAGCACTGCCCCCCGTCTTGACTGACATGGAGAAGGCAGTCACAGTGTTTGGTGATTCTGATGTCATGATAGAAAATGGAAAGGTCACCAATAGAGTGGAAATAAGTCTTGATACTAAGATCAGATTACtgcgtaaaaatatattgagaatGGTTTCAGAAGATAGGCTCAAGATATACTACCATGTTGAGAACTCTCTTGAATACAATGAAACTGAAGTACCATATTTTGAGTTAGAAGAGGATTTGGCTCCAGCCATAGAAACTTTAATTGTCACCTATCCAGAATATGTATCAGTGGAAAATCTAGACTTACCTAATGATTCGGAGAAATTACAGATAGCCGACGCCTTGTGGAGTAGGGGACTTGTCATGACTGAATATCCATTGGAAAATATTGACGATGATTAATAATTAAACGTTTTTTGATAGCTTAACATGtctttttattttccattttgtacaaaatttgcACTGATTCATTTCTATGctaagaaaatatattgcaatCATAGTAAACAGTAAACTTAAGTCATATGTTCTAAACACTTCAGTTACACTACACAAATTAGCCACAATcagtataaaacaaatttgcaaagtttaatataaataaattacagtgATGACAgttatcattataattttataacactaAATATTGAGACATTTTGACACACCTGTTTTAAAAATTGGTTGAAATTGCACTATTACTAGCTGTAATATTAGATCTAGATAAGTGAACATATAGTTGCACTAAATAAAACACTCGTGATTTTcttaaatcattatatttattttaaattgcatatAAATTTGTGGACTTTCTGTTACAATAGTACTCTCaaactgatattttttgtataaaatgctaaaattatgttttacaacTATTGTACCAGAGTGCCATGACAATGTCGCAAACATTCGCTCCACTCAGTAGGTACACGTTATAAACAGAAAATACAcacacaataatttatattctaagCTTATTCTTTTCTCTTCAAGAAATTAACCTATTTAAAAATACCACctaaaatgtaggtacttatattttcTAATGTTCACACACACTCTCACGCTCGGCCTGAGCACAGTTATTGATAACAACATAAGGGTATAAATggaaaacaatttaacaaaaaatatatgggGACCTCACCGCAAATGTATAAACAACCTTACAATAGAGTCACATAACAAAATGTAGATTTAATGTAGTTCTATGTGCTCACAATGTACACACCGGCACAGTTCCGGAGTAGCGCATACCGGCCGCGTCAacaagtaagtacataattCGATGTAACATTCCctcagagcctgtattcgtatCGAGCGTGCACAACGATGAGCCACTTGGATAATTCTCTAGCTGcggtaaatatatttcatttaactATTAGATATTTCAAGTTACTTTTAACAGTAGGCAGtgataaatttataacatttggTATTTGACTGTACAACATACAATCACAAATTTTCACAATAAAAGATTGGTCCAGACTGgagttgaaaataatattatcgaaGACATTTTTGAAATTTCTTCAACATTAATTCACTAGAAACGTGTGACAATAATTCCCACAAACCGCGACAGCACACTTTCTTTTAtcttaattcaaaaataaacactgatcatatcaaaatatatttttatgtgaagcGAAAACATCCAatgataaaaaacattatttgataaattttaaattctttgtaCTGATATACAAGATTTCCGTCGCAATATCTAATTGAATACTACGCAAACTTTAGAATTTTTAGCctaatcttattttataaaaaaaatgaaactttCTAAATCTATTGCCTAATTTTTAAAGAGGTGAAAATACCCCTTTTTGTCTTACTCGACAAGGGATTATCTACATTTATACGCattgatttattactatttaaaattgtGTGTAATCTTGgagaatatttaatattacggTACTGAGCTTTGAACATTAAGCTATTATGTTGTAAATGTAACTGtaaaaagacaacaaataataagattatttattacacagaaacgttattattatgtaatgtcAATATTGTAAAAGTGCGAATAAATGTAGTTACACCCCAACAACTTCATGGTGTTATCGTTTCCTTACTTGTATATATTTACAATGAATGAAGTCTTACAGTAGTAGTTAGTTCGCGTTAGTAAAACTATGTTAACCTGTTAATTCGCTCCCACGTCATTTACGTACAATATCAACATATTGTGATGTTAACTGTTCGCTATTACACTAGAGCCATCTTACACTACACGATTACACCCACTCTTATACtccatttaatataaaaagtcaatattttaatttcctaTATAACGCGCTTTCCGAGGTAGAACAGTATCTATATTTAATCTCTCGAgtcatttcgtaaaatattacaaCGTACGTAGATATTGCATTTTTAACAATTCCAGAAACAACACGAATTACGTTCATGTAGTGTAAGGTCGCAAGAAAGTTATATTATTGCTTCACATTACTGTTCACACAtcaaataagattttatataaaaattacacgTAATCAACCCAACATGGCAACATAAGGGTTTAATAAGCTTGCAACATCGCTTCCCGCCGAATGTTTGGCGCGCACCGACAACACATTCCGTTGTCACAATAATGACAGAATCCAAGATATTGCGTTTCAATTAATTTCTTATAAACAACGTAACTTATCATAATATAGAcgtatttgaaagaaaaatacacaattGTGCTATCAGTTATTATTACACTGTACttcatttcataatataaagaaatatatttaaatgtaaatataccAGATTCcagcaaaatataaaattacaataaaccATGATTATGCAGATAGAAGGTGACCCataataaatatctactaaACAGATACAACTCATAATTCTCACTTGAAATTAAACTTGGGTACTGCCTTTACTCATGatccaaaataatataataagatattatattcCTACGTTTAACTAACGatcaatcaaataaatcaatcacAAACTATTATTGCTATTATGTATAAGTACTTCATTGAAGTTTATCTAGTGTTTGAAGCTTCACATCAAATAACGACATGATCTATTCAATGTTTTTCATTCGGAATAATGATTGTATCGAGCCTTTGACAAAAGTGCTCTCACTAATGAATTACATCAAGCAATTAGCCATAAACTctattattagtataaaaacTATGCATGATTCACGACTGTATTTTATGATACTCTCACACTCCGTATTCAACAAGGAGTCTGATTGATGAGCACAGCGTCCTTTCGTAATTATCAGACATTCTCATTGAATTCAAAACAAGTACATCACAAAATAAAGCCGTGAGAATTAAAATACATTCCATGTAAGTAAAAATTAATTTGCGTCCATTAATTTTTACACATGGggataaagatatttaattgctttttgAACACCATTTGTATAAGGGTGTCACCATACCAACCGATCAATCGTTGATCGATAGTCGAATGGATAAAATAATCAACTTCCATCTGAGTCAACAAGATGTCAAGTCAATTTAAGAAATCGATCGAGAACCGACCGATTGATGCGgcaacacaataaaatttattatgtacagtACCCAAGTGAAATTCCTGCGTGGGGGCAAACAGTCCAGCCTATATCCACTCGTATGGGCTCGGGAACTTAAGTTTAACGGGTAAGACACTTAACAGAGTACACGGTTGTTCACAAAGTCCTGTGGCAGACGCACTGCCGCTCGGCTCGGAGGCACGACGTGTATTATTTCTTTGCCGGCGGTTTCCTCGGCGTGCGGGTTGTCTTGCCGGTCGATGTGGAGGGGGTCGGCACTATGGGGGACGCTTTTGTttctgtaatattaataatcattattttgatattgacAGGAATTTGATAAAACCAAGCTTTTGTCTACAAAGACCcttctataaaaagaaataaggatacaaaaaaaatacatcagcTTCACTTTGGTCtacataatgaaatgaaaaataaaaacagtataaCAAGCAAATCGTTAAAAACACGGTGTTATCGACCTTTGGCAACTTGGATTTAGAAAAATGGAGACTAAGCTAGGTGCATCCCTACAAAGTTTATTGACCTCCTCAACAATCTTGCAATACATAGCGAGCAATCACGTATTTCCAACAAGTATTACTTGATGTTTTTCTTATTAGTAGGTACCTTCATGTGTCATATATATTGGTGGTAGCTGCTTACGTAATCAATGGATTATAAcaaaagattaaaattaaaccacTCGGCCAAAAAACGTAGATAAAcaactgctaaatgtactcagaaactgggcattaatgatttgattttgatttgaca
Coding sequences within:
- the NO66 gene encoding bifunctional lysine-specific demethylase and histidyl-hydroxylase NO66, whose amino-acid sequence is MDSEQVSAFAMYKSNKSSNQAKKQKKRNKSRNLSSSQKIPSKLNVDEASKDIAKQLKRKQEKAKETKNIMKKKQHKKKKNKSKAKKSNSEKKISKKTEREEIPVLVHVPVSNKFPIESETEIEESVTSHYVSRTSNISGASNRVTEASNDHVYEVSDIGDTTSEGSDGSLEFVPVQTNSVEEGLKVFKWMIAPYDPDEFLKRVWEKKPLHIARNKPEYYKEILSTPAIDDMLRKDNIQFTKNIDVTSYVDGQKKNHNPDGRAHPHLVWDFYLNGCSVRLLNPQTFIPKIHLLSATMQEFFNSFVGANAYLTPPDSQGFAPHYDDIEAFIIQTEGKKHWRIYKPLDEDHVLPRVSSKNFDQSEIGEPILEVTLEAGDMLYFPRGYIHQAVTVDGEHSLHVTVSMYQKHAWADLFEKLIPGALQIAINENVELRKGLPFEIYDNFGLVHSDSQSPIRKQIADVVVSLFDKIRDYLPIDAAVDEMSKNYQQAALPPVLTDMEKAVTVFGDSDVMIENGKVTNRVEISLDTKIRLLRKNILRMVSEDRLKIYYHVENSLEYNETEVPYFELEEDLAPAIETLIVTYPEYVSVENLDLPNDSEKLQIADALWSRGLVMTEYPLENIDDD